The Pseudanabaena sp. ABRG5-3 genome includes the window ACTGGGCTGAGCATTGACAGTGTAAGTAATCAAAACCTGATTGGCAGGACGATTTGGTACAGCAGAGACAGGTTCCATTTTCCAATAGCCTTCCATTTTCGATAGATCACCATCAATGAGACGGAAATCAATCTGTTTGCGATCGGTTTCCTCAATCGCCAGTTTAGTACGAGAAACGATGGAAACAATAAAGACTTGGCGCGTATCTACCTGCTCAATTACCTTGCGATTGCCATAGCTCTCAAGGACTTTGCTAGAGGTCATATTCGGAATAAATTTAGAGAGATTGGCATAGTCAGTCAAAACTCGCCAAACTGCATCAGGGGAAGCGGTGACTAGTACCTTTGCTACATATTTTCCTTTTTCACCTGTAACTACTGTTTGTCCATTACGCAAAGAATCACGCTCGATCGCAGGCAAACGATCAACTGGCCCATCAAAGAGAGCCGCACGGACGGGCATGGTCGGTGTGCAACAGGCGATTGCGATCGCCATCACCACCGCCGAACCAGTAGAAAATTTCGTCATAAACTTTGAGACTAAATTCTGAGAGGACTGCATGGAATTTGGATAGGATGAGTACTTTGTCATGAAAGATTGTGCTTGTATGTATATCAAAATTTGCGGGCTTACGAAAATCGATCAGGCTCAGGCGATCGCCCAAATGGGAGTTAACGCAATTGGTTTTATATGTGTCTCGTCCTCACCACGATATATCACTACCTCCGCGATCGCCCAGATTACAACTAGCCTAATACCTGATTATCCTACGCTTGATCTGATTGGGGTATTTCTCAACGCTAGCGCCGAAGAAATTTGCCAAACCGTAGAGCAGGGGGGACTTAATGGCGTACAACTCCATGGCGATGAATCACCAGAGTTTTGTCGTGAGGTGCGATCGCATCTCGATCAACTGAAGCCAAATATCAAATCAAACATAAAACTTATCAAAGCCCTCCGAGTTAAAGATCAAGCAGGCTTAGAGCAGGCTCAACGGTATAGTGATGTGGTTGATGTGATTTTACTCGATGCCTACGATCCACAAATGGCGGGAGGCACGGGTAAAACCATTGATTGGCAAATGTTGCGCGATTTTCGTCCCCAATGTGACTGGTGGTTAGCGGGAGGGCTATCTCCAGAAAATGTCGAACAAGCGATCGCGCTGGTATGCCCAAGTGGTTTAGACGTATCAAGTGGGGTAGAACGTTCCGCAGGAGACAAAGATCTATCTAAAGTTCAGGAATTTGTGCGGAAGTTGGTAAGACCCTCACCCCTAGCCCCTCTCCCAAAAGGGGAGAAGGGAACAAAAAATTAGCTTTACTCCTCTTCTCCCTTAATGGGAGAGGGGGCTGGGGGGTGAGGGTTCCGTAACATCAGTTAGAATTAAGATAGATTAAGGAGCTAATTCATGTTTGCTTACGTCACATAATTCCATTGGCAAACTTAATCAACAGCGTTGAGGAGCAAAATTATGAAAATGCCAGTTTTAAGTAAAGGTACTTGGTTAGGGCTAGTTGGGGCAGCGCTAGTTGGTGGTTCGGCAACAGCAGTATTACTCAATGGTCATTTTAATAACCAACCCAATCCTCAGATATCTGCTCCCGCATCTGTAAACCAAATTAGCCAGTCCCCACCTGCACAGCGAGCCGTAGATGGCGAATTGGCTGTTTACTGGATTGAAGCTAGCAAAAATAAATTAAAGGCTGTACCGATCGCTATCAAAGCCAAAAGTAATGATGAGGCGATCGCTTCAGGGCTAAATACTTTGATATCTGAGAAACCATCGGAATCGAGCCTCTATAGTGCCATTCCCGCCAATACAAAAGTCCTAAAAGTACAGGCTAAGGGCAAAGAAATTCGGATTGACCTATCCAAGGACTTTACCAAGGGTGGCGGTTCTGCTTCGATGCAGGGCAGGATTATTCAGGTACTTTACACAGCAACTAGCTTAGAACCTGAGGCAAAGGTTTATTTATCCGTTGAAGGTAAAGCTTTAAAATATATCGGCGGCGAAGGTTTAGAAGTACCACAACCGATGACACGCAAAGATTTTGCGCTAGAGTTTTAGGGATGTGCGGTGCTTAGCGCCGCATATAGCGTTTTTCAAGTAAGCGGTTTGTTTCCCCGCCTTCGGCGGGGAAACAAACCTGAAGCGCTATATTGTTGTTTATTTTTTAGTAACTATGCCGATCCACTTGCCTGATATTGATACGTTGAGCCTCGTTGAGCAAGTCTCGCAAATGTTGGTTGTTCGCACCTGTGGAATGCTGTATGACCATCAGATTCAATATCCACAGTGGGAATTAACAAGTAAACAACTGCAAACCCTAATCAGTGATTATGGCGTTGGTGGCGTAATTTTGTTGGGTGGCAGTGCGGCAGAAATTGCTCTTAAAACGCAGCAAATGCAGTCATCGGCAAAAGTACCTTTATTGATGGCAGCCGACATCGAAGAAGGCGTAGGACAGAGATTTAGTGGCGCGACATGGTTCCCACCACCGATGGCTTTGCAAGATGTCGGTATTGACTATGCCGAAGCAATGGGGCGTGTTACTGCCGAAGAAGCTTTGGCGATCGGGCTAAATTGGGTACTTGCGCCAATTGTCGATGTCAATAATAATCCGAGCAATCCTGTAATTAATGTGCGAGCCTTTGGCGTTACCGTTGGCGAGGTGATGGGGGCAACGAGAGGATTTATTGCGGGGGCAAAGCAATATCCTGTACTGACAACCGCAAAGCATTTCCCCGGTCATGGTGATACTGCCGTGGATTCGCATTTACAAACACCGACCTTGACTCACGATCGCGCCAGATTTGAGAATTTAGAATTTCTACCCTTTAGCAATGCGATCGCCGCAGGCGTAGATACGATCATGAGCGCCCATGTCTTCGCCCCAAATTTAGATCCGCAAAACATAGCTACCTTATCGCCGCATATTCTCACGGAGATTTTGCGCGACCAATTGGGCTTTGAGGGGATTATTACCACCGATGCCCTGATCATGTCGGGAGTTGCCAATCTAAATAGCCCTGAAGCGATCGCTGTGCAAGCAGTGAAGGCAGGCGCAGATATTTTATTGATGCCCGTCGATCCGATCGCTACGATTGAGGCAGTATGTGCCGCCGTGGAGTCTGGGGAAATTAGTCGCGATCGCATTAAGCAATCGGTGCAAAGGATCTGGAAAGCGAAACAAAAAGTATGTGGGATACCCACAGATTTAACGCAACTTGGTAAGCCTGAAAATCTGGAAATTGCCAAGGAGATTGCCACCAAATCAATTAGTGTCCATTCTGCAATTCCCCATTTGCAATCTGGTGATACTTCAAAACCAAAAGCCAATTATCTCAACCTGATCATCGTCGATGATCCGCTCACCTGTGGCGAATTTCTCAACTCGCGATCGCCTGCGGTGTTATTCCCCAAAAATAGTGGCTACCATAGAATTATTACCGATGGTCAGATGATAGAGCATCTGCAACTGAAACAATTTACCGATATATTTATCCAAATGTTTAGTCGTGGCAATCCATTTCGCGGCAACACCAATCTACACACCAAAACACAGACCTTAGCCAATGCACTCCTAGCAAGCGAAAGATTAGAAGCAATGGTTGTCTATGGTAGTCCCTATGCCCTCGATCCATTTCTGCAAATTTTGCCAGCCAATATTCCTTGGGGTTTTGCCTATAGCCAACAGCCAGAGGCTCAGACAGCAGTTTTACAAAAATTAGGGTTTGGATAAATCCCCATATGGCAAATTTATTTCGGTTGCTTCTGATGGCTACAATTACTGTCTCAACCTTAGCCGCTTGCAGTCTTTGGGAAGAGCGCAAACCATTGCTAAATAATTCATTAGAGAATACCCCACTGCCATCCGTTCCTAATGTTAATCCTAAAACTATTGCTCCAGAAAATCTTCCCGATGCACCCTATCTCCAATCTCCCCGTCAAGTTGTGATCAAAATGCTAGAGATAGCAAAGGTGAAGCCCAATGATGTCGTTTACGATCTCGGTAGTGGTGATGGCAGAATTGTGATTACTGCCGCGCAAAAATTTGGAGCAAAGGCGATCGGGATTGAGATTGATCCTGAGCTAATTCGGGAATCTGATAGGGCAACCAAAGCAGCGCTTGAGGAAACACCACAAATTCGCAATCAAATTAAATTCGTTAAGCAAGATCTCTTCAAAACTGATTTACGTGATGCTACGGTGATTACGCTATATCTCAGCGAAAAAGCCAATCTAAGAGTAAGGTCAGAAATCTTACCTAAATTAAGGTCGGGAACGAGAATTGTATCGTATCAATATACTCTGGGAGATTTACCCCCTACTCTTACTGAAAAAATTAAAGTAGGTGATCAAGAACATATGATTTATCTATGGATTTTGGATTAGTATTGTCAAATTCTGATAAGTAGCTAGGCATAATTAAAAACCAAAGTCAAAACCTGTGGCGCACGCTGCGCGTGCGCCACAGGTTTTGGGGTTTTATATTTAATTGTACCCACCTACTTATCACCTATCTGAGATTCATACATATTTTCTAGCGGCTTTATCGACTCAATGCAACTTCTGTCCAACTCATCTATTTGCTCACGCCTTATTTGTCAGTTTATGAGGCGAAATTACCAAGATTCCTTCAATTCATTATTTGTAGCGATCGCCCTTACAATTCCCTTAACAACAACGCTTCCTGCCCCCGCCAATGCCCAGTTAAATTCTCAATCAGCGCCAGACCGAATTTGTCCTGCTCAATTGCAACAGGAAGTGGAAAAAATTGTCCAAACGCCCAGATTAAAACCATCTCGCGTAGGAGTATTTGTCCAAACCAGTGAGGCTAAGCCGCAAATATTAGCTGATCTTGATGGCGATCGCTATTTTATTCCCGCCTCTAACGCTAAATTATTTACCACCGCGATCGCGCTAAAAGTTCTGGGAGCAGACTACCACTTTGCGACCAAGTTGATGTCCAGCAATTTGCCCAATCCTCAAGGAACTCTAGACAATGGATTATGGCTAGTGGGATCGGGCGATCCCAGCTTTAACTCAGAGACAGGACTAAAATCCCTCGTTACCCAACTCAAAGACAAAGGGGTAAAGCAGATCAATGGTGGAATTTGGACAAAAACTTCTCGCAAGGGTGATGAACTTGTAGGTAGTTGGGAATGGAAAGATCTCCAAGAATATTACGCCGCCAAGGTATCTCCCTTCACGATTAATGAAAATGCCTTAAATTGGTCAATCCGTCCTAACAAAATTGGTCAACCCGCCATCTTTGAATGGGAAAATCCTGCATTGGCTAAAGATTGGCTGGTGGAGAACAAATCCTACACAGCCAGTGATGACTCTACTTTATACATACTGCCTGATAATGTTTTGAGCGTTGTCCGACCCTATGGGCAAAAAACACTGATCATTAGTGGTGCAGTTTCTGACAAGGCTGAGCCAGAAGAGGGTAGTGTGGCAATCCCTGATCCTGAAGCTAATTTTTTACGACTATTGCGTAAAGAACTGAACACGCAAGGAATTAAAGTCAACCCATTTACGCATAGTTCCCCAAAGCTTCTACCGACCCAAGACTTAGCGATCGCCTATTCACCAAAACTCTCAGAACTCGTCACCACAACCAATAAGGACAGCAATAATCTCTATGCCGAATTATTACTCAGAGCCTTAGGTGAAAAATTCTATGCCAACTTATTACAAAAAAACTTAGGCGATCGCTTCCATGAAGCTGTGGACTTAAACGGTGTAAGTGGGGGAATTGCTGCCATCAGGGAATATTTGGCTTCTGTGCATATCGATCCTAGTGCGGTAATGCTAGCGGATGGATCGGGACTATCACGGCACAATCTGACCACTCCTAGAGCGATCGCCCAGATCTTACAGCTCGTTGCCAGCGATCGTGATTTTCGGAAATCCTTACCCATTGCCAATGTCGATGGTACATTAGCAAATCGCTTTAAAAATACTGTGGGTAAGGGGGTGATCCAAGCTAAAACTGGCACATTTACAGGGGCGATCGCTTTATCAGGATATGTGCATCCGCAAAATTATCGCGAAGTAATTTTCAGTATTATGATCAATAACAGTACCCTTTCTACCAAAGAATTACAGCAATCCACCGATGCGATCGCCCAGCTATTACCACGACTTGAAAATTGTCAATAATGTAATCAGTCCCAATTAAGAGAGTTAATGAAAACATGGTCTCTCTTCATCAAAAATTCCTGATTACAACGATTGGAATTTTGGCATTAATTACTATATTTCTACTTACAACAAGTTCTGTACCTGATTCGTCAAACAAAACTTTTCCTCTATGTCCAGTAATGACAGAGCCAGCAAACAATTCCAATAGCCTCCAGTTTCATCCCATTAAAATTGTGGCTGAACCTTGGCGCGGTGAGCATAATGTTTATGCCATATTTGCCCTACCTTTAAAATATAAAGACATTTACTATCGCTCCAAATTGCGAGTTAAAGGTAGTGATATTGATTGGTATATCACCATCACCGATGGCAAGAAGTTTGGGGCATCCGCGCCCGAAGGTCATTATTTAGTGATTGGCTTCTTTCGGACTCGTCTCGCCTTGTGGTATTGGCTCCGTGGTAGATTTGCCGACCTGCAACAGCCCTGTAACTGGACACTGTATTTTTTTCCATAAATATTTGGTGACGCGGCGAAGCCGCACCACCAAATATCGGTTTCTTGATTAAATCGTAGAACCCTAAGCACAATGTCGCAGTTTCTACTAAAGTTACATTAGAGCGGCTATATGCAAGTAGCGACAGCTAATAAGAGGAGAAAGCCCAAGTTTTTCCTCTGACAACTTCCTGCTACAGATTAAATTTTTTGGTAAAACGTGGAAATTTTATGTATTAGTAACGGACATGGTGAAGATATCATCGCTGCCCGTATTTGCATTGAACTAGAAAAATTAGGATTTTCAGCGATCGCCTTGCCGCTTGTGGGGGTAGGTCATGCTTATACCAAAAACAATATCCCAATTGTTGATCAAGTCACACAGGCAATGCCTTCGGGGGGATTTGTCCGCATGGATAGTCGCCAACTCGCCCGTGATGTCAAAAGTGGATTGGTGGGACTAACTCGCAAACAATTAGGCTTTGTGTGGAAGTGGTCGCGGGAATCACGCAGGGGGAAAAGGTTAATTTTGGCAGTGGGCGATATTGTGCCATTGCTATTTGCATGGCTGCCCGCCAAATTTGGTGGTTGTGATTTTGTCTTTGTTGCCACGGCAAAATCAGAATATTTTTGGCGCGATCGCCGAGGTTATTTACCCCATGTCAAAAAACCCTTTGGGGGATCAAACTTTTTCCCTTGGGAACGCACTTTGATGAGCAGCAGTCATTGCAAAGCCATCTTTGTGCGCGACTTGCTCACTGCGGAAATTTTGAATAAGGATTTTAAATTACCTGCCATTTATCTCGGTAATTCGATGATGGATGGGCTAGAGCCAAAGGGTATTGATTTTGGTATTGACGAAAATGATTGGGCAGTGGCGATCTTACCAGGTTCGCGATCGCCCGAAGCCTACGACAACTGGATGACTCTAATGCTCTGCGCCCAAGTCGTTGCGCGGACAATTCCCCATAATGTCCATTTTTTAGTAGCGATCGCCCCAGATTTAGATCTAGAAGTGATTGGACAAAGCATCATTCAAAAAGGTTGGCTCCGCATTGATGAAACCACCTTTAAAGTCCAGAATGCACGGTTGGTTCTATTACGGGACGGATTTAGTGATTGTCTACACCAATGTCATTTGGGCTTGGCGATGGCAGGCACAGCAACGGAGCAGCTAGTCGGCTTAGGCAAGCCTGTAATTACGATCGCAGGAAATGGTCCCCAATTTACGCGCAAGTTTGCCGAGGAACAAGCAGATTTATTAGGCTGCTCTGTAAACTTGATCGATAAACCTGCACAGGTTGCCGATGTCCTCAATCGTATTTTGCAGGATCCTGACTATTTTCAAGAGGTGGGTCGCAATGGCGCAGAACGCATGGGTGCATCAGGTGCATCAGCAAGTATCGCCAAATATATTGCCACCAATATTTAGCCAAATGTGCCGCTTCGCGGCACATTTGGCTAAATATTGTCGCCAGTCTCGTTAGCAAAGTGGCGGCGCAAAGCGGTGTAGTTACGGTATAGTACAGATCATTAGCTTCACCAAAATTCAAGATGCTGAATTTAAACGAAATTATGTCACTGGCTCGTCCGATCGCTTGGGGTGCAGGGGACATTCTGATGAAGTATTATCAAGCGCCACAGGATTTAAAGATCACGTTTAAGGGCGTTGAAGATGGTAATGTCACCTCCGCCGATTTAGCCGCCAATGATTTCATCTTGGGGCAGTTAAAGCAAACCTTCGGTACAGAAAATTTTGCCTATCTCAGCGAAGAAACCGAAGATAGTACCGATCGCCTCGAACATGAATGGGTATGGATCATCGATCCGATGGATGGCACGAGTGACTTTATTCGTCGGACTAATGAGTTTGCCGTACATATTGGTCTGAGCTATCGTCAGCGTCCTGTACTCGGACTAGTGGCAACTCCTGCCCAAGATCGACTCTTTCAAGGTTTTCTGGGCAATGGAGCCTATGTAGAAACTAGGGACGGCACACAGCAACGCATTCATGTCTCTGACAAAATTGATCTCGACAAAATGGTCGTGGTGGCTAGTCGTAGCCATCGAAATTACCAGTTAGAAAGTATTCTCCATCAATTGCCCAAAGCAGCCGAGATCGCTGTCGGTAGTATTGGCGGTAAATTTGCGGCGATCGCTTCAGGTAAGGCGGATGTCTATATCTCTGTATCTGGTAAATCTGCCCCTAAGGACTGGGACTATTGCGCTCCTGAAATCATCTTGACTGAGGCAGGGGGACAACTTACGCACGCAGACCTATCACCACTGTCTTACAACAATCTCGAATTGCGTCAATGGGGAACCATCGTGGCTAGCAATGGACATTGTCATGATCAGATTTGTCAAATTAGCCAAGATGCGATCGCGCCAATCAAAAAGTAGCAATTGTCAGTAAAGTTAAGACATCTATAAATTTAAGGAACAAGGGGGCTTAAGCCCCTTGTCTATTTTTACTATGAAATTACAAGCAATTTTAATTGGTGCTGCTGTTGTTGTTGGCGTAATGGCTATCACCAATCCCAGTAAAGAGAGCTACATCACATATGCCACTGAGCAATTTTCGGAAACAGGGAAAACATCTATTTGTGCTGGTGAGAATATACCTCTCGCAGCTCAGCAATCCTGTAAATTTGTGATTGCTCAAGGCAAAGGCGTAATCAAGTCAATTGTTGAGAACTCCACAAAGCAGCAAAATTATGTATTGTTCAGCCTTTACGAAACAGATCTACCGAATAAAAAAGTAACGACGATCGCTGCCTTTGGTAATTTCGTCATGCTCAAATAAAGACAAGGGGCTTAAGCCCCTTGTTTCCTAAGGATTGTCTTGATCGAATTGCTCCAACAGTTTCCAGACTGATTGCAAGAGCTTGTCTAGTCCTTTTTTTGAGGCAGCCGAAATCGCAAGAATCGGGATATCAAACTGTGACGCAATTTCCTCCACATCTTCAGGCAACATTGCATCAATTTTATTGAGAGCCAGAATCTGGGGCTTTTCATCTAAGCCATGACCATAGGCAGCTAACTCTTCTTGGATTGTGTGATAAGCAGTAAGGGGATCATCTTGAGTCACATCAATAAGATGAATCAACAGCTTAGTACGTTCCACATGGCGTAGGAAATCATGTCCTAAACCAATGCCCTCGGCAGCTCCTTCAATAAGTCCGGGAATATCCGCAAAGACGATGCCATCACCTGACGGCTTGGACACTACGCCCAAATTGGGGACTAATGTAGTGAAAGGATAATCGGCAATTTTGGGACGTGCTGCTGAGACGACTGAGATCAGAGTCGATTTACCTGCATTGGGTAAGCCAATGATCCCCACTTCGGCAATAAGTTTTAGTTCTAAATACAGTGTCAGCTCTTCCCCTGGTAAGCCGGGGAGAGCATAGTCAGGGGCGCGATTTTGATTGCTCAAGAAATATTTATTACCTAAGCCCCCCTTACCACCTCTAGCTACTACCAAGGTTTGCTCAGTATCCGTGAGATCACCCAAAACCTCACCTGTTTCCTCATTCATCACCACCGTACCCAATGGCACTTTGATAATGCGATCGCTGCCGCGTTTGCCCGTCATGTTACTAGGTCCGCCACGTTCGCCATCTTCCGCTTTAAAAATATTCTCGAAGCGAAAGTCTAGAAGGGTTTGCAGATCGGTAGTTGCCTGTAAAATCACCGAGCCACCATTGCCACCATTACCACCCGCAGGACCACCCGCAGGTACATATTTCTCACGGCGAAAGGCAACTAGTCCATCTCCACCATTTCCTGACTTTACTTGTATCGTAACGCGATCGATAAAATGCATTGCTAATCCGATTAATTGCTCTGAGGAGATAACGCAATTTACTTGCAGCGTTATCTTTAATTTAGTTTTATCTCTATTATGCAGTGCTAAAGGTATTCATCACAATATTTAGGCGATGCTAAGCATCGCCTAAATATTGTTTTATGGAGCTTGACATTTGGTTTCTAGAACACAAGGATGATTGCGATCGCCTGTTTCAATTTGCAAAGTGCTATGGGCGATCGCAAAATGCTGTTGTAACTCTCGACTGATCTGAGCAAGAAATTCATCACTATGTCCAGTGGGCATCACCAAATGTGCAGTTAGAGCCGTTTCCACCGTACTCATATTCCAGATGTGCAAATCATGGACTCCAGTTACGCCATCCAGTTCTGATAAATAAGTCCGCACGGCTCGCTCATCGACATCATTCGGCACACCGTCGATCGCTAAGTTAAATGAGTCTTTTAATAGCTCCCAAGTACTGAAAATAATCAGAGCGCTAATCACTAAACTAAAAATAGGATCGAGCCAGAACCATTTGGTAAATATAATCGCAATCCCCGCAAGGACTACCCCCAGCGAAACTAAGGCATCGGCTGCCATATGCAGAAATACAGCCCTGATGTTCAAATCGCCTTTACTGCCAGAAGCAAACAATAGAGCCGTTGCCGTATTAATCACAATACCGATCGCCGCCACAACGATAATCACGCCACCTTCGACTTTGCTTGATGGCTCCAACAATCGCTGAATTGCTTCCCAGACAATCCCCCCAGTGGTGACTAGTAAAAAAATGGCATTGAGAAAAGTCGCTAAAATCGATGACTTGCGCCAGCCATAGGTATAGCGGCTAGAGGGTTTTCGCCGCGATACTAAAATTGCTACCCATGAAATAACTAGCCCTAATACATCACTGAGATTATGGGCAGCATCAGCAATTAGTGATACGGAGTTAGAAAAGAAACCAAATCCAAACTCCGTGACCACAAACCCCACATTCAAAATAAAGCCGATGATGAAGGCTTGACTATAGTTAGCGGGGGCAGGATGAGCGTGCCCATGATGGGAGTGACTATGCCCACTATGCGAATGATCGTGGTGTTTATGGGAATGCTGATGCGGCATTGTGGCAAAACCTCAAATATTCAACTTTTATACCAAATCACGAAAGTGTGCCAACACTTTTGTGATTTGAAAACCAAACCCCATAAGTTGTTTTAAATGAAGAAATGGCTACGCCATTTCTTCATTTGGTAAAAGTCTTGA containing:
- a CDS encoding SRPBCC family protein → MTKFSTGSAVVMAIAIACCTPTMPVRAALFDGPVDRLPAIERDSLRNGQTVVTGEKGKYVAKVLVTASPDAVWRVLTDYANLSKFIPNMTSSKVLESYGNRKVIEQVDTRQVFIVSIVSRTKLAIEETDRKQIDFRLIDGDLSKMEGYWKMEPVSAVPNRPANQVLITYTVNAQPSDSTPADAFYGIFKEALNDTLQAIKNEIKSRG
- a CDS encoding phosphoribosylanthranilate isomerase, translated to MKDCACMYIKICGLTKIDQAQAIAQMGVNAIGFICVSSSPRYITTSAIAQITTSLIPDYPTLDLIGVFLNASAEEICQTVEQGGLNGVQLHGDESPEFCREVRSHLDQLKPNIKSNIKLIKALRVKDQAGLEQAQRYSDVVDVILLDAYDPQMAGGTGKTIDWQMLRDFRPQCDWWLAGGLSPENVEQAIALVCPSGLDVSSGVERSAGDKDLSKVQEFVRKLVRPSPLAPLPKGEKGTKN
- a CDS encoding GerMN domain-containing protein, with translation MKMPVLSKGTWLGLVGAALVGGSATAVLLNGHFNNQPNPQISAPASVNQISQSPPAQRAVDGELAVYWIEASKNKLKAVPIAIKAKSNDEAIASGLNTLISEKPSESSLYSAIPANTKVLKVQAKGKEIRIDLSKDFTKGGGSASMQGRIIQVLYTATSLEPEAKVYLSVEGKALKYIGGEGLEVPQPMTRKDFALEF
- a CDS encoding glycoside hydrolase family 3 N-terminal domain-containing protein — translated: MPIHLPDIDTLSLVEQVSQMLVVRTCGMLYDHQIQYPQWELTSKQLQTLISDYGVGGVILLGGSAAEIALKTQQMQSSAKVPLLMAADIEEGVGQRFSGATWFPPPMALQDVGIDYAEAMGRVTAEEALAIGLNWVLAPIVDVNNNPSNPVINVRAFGVTVGEVMGATRGFIAGAKQYPVLTTAKHFPGHGDTAVDSHLQTPTLTHDRARFENLEFLPFSNAIAAGVDTIMSAHVFAPNLDPQNIATLSPHILTEILRDQLGFEGIITTDALIMSGVANLNSPEAIAVQAVKAGADILLMPVDPIATIEAVCAAVESGEISRDRIKQSVQRIWKAKQKVCGIPTDLTQLGKPENLEIAKEIATKSISVHSAIPHLQSGDTSKPKANYLNLIIVDDPLTCGEFLNSRSPAVLFPKNSGYHRIITDGQMIEHLQLKQFTDIFIQMFSRGNPFRGNTNLHTKTQTLANALLASERLEAMVVYGSPYALDPFLQILPANIPWGFAYSQQPEAQTAVLQKLGFG
- a CDS encoding SAM-dependent methyltransferase encodes the protein MANLFRLLLMATITVSTLAACSLWEERKPLLNNSLENTPLPSVPNVNPKTIAPENLPDAPYLQSPRQVVIKMLEIAKVKPNDVVYDLGSGDGRIVITAAQKFGAKAIGIEIDPELIRESDRATKAALEETPQIRNQIKFVKQDLFKTDLRDATVITLYLSEKANLRVRSEILPKLRSGTRIVSYQYTLGDLPPTLTEKIKVGDQEHMIYLWILD
- the dacB gene encoding D-alanyl-D-alanine carboxypeptidase/D-alanyl-D-alanine-endopeptidase, with protein sequence MRRNYQDSFNSLFVAIALTIPLTTTLPAPANAQLNSQSAPDRICPAQLQQEVEKIVQTPRLKPSRVGVFVQTSEAKPQILADLDGDRYFIPASNAKLFTTAIALKVLGADYHFATKLMSSNLPNPQGTLDNGLWLVGSGDPSFNSETGLKSLVTQLKDKGVKQINGGIWTKTSRKGDELVGSWEWKDLQEYYAAKVSPFTINENALNWSIRPNKIGQPAIFEWENPALAKDWLVENKSYTASDDSTLYILPDNVLSVVRPYGQKTLIISGAVSDKAEPEEGSVAIPDPEANFLRLLRKELNTQGIKVNPFTHSSPKLLPTQDLAIAYSPKLSELVTTTNKDSNNLYAELLLRALGEKFYANLLQKNLGDRFHEAVDLNGVSGGIAAIREYLASVHIDPSAVMLADGSGLSRHNLTTPRAIAQILQLVASDRDFRKSLPIANVDGTLANRFKNTVGKGVIQAKTGTFTGAIALSGYVHPQNYREVIFSIMINNSTLSTKELQQSTDAIAQLLPRLENCQ
- a CDS encoding lipid-A-disaccharide synthase-related protein, with translation MEILCISNGHGEDIIAARICIELEKLGFSAIALPLVGVGHAYTKNNIPIVDQVTQAMPSGGFVRMDSRQLARDVKSGLVGLTRKQLGFVWKWSRESRRGKRLILAVGDIVPLLFAWLPAKFGGCDFVFVATAKSEYFWRDRRGYLPHVKKPFGGSNFFPWERTLMSSSHCKAIFVRDLLTAEILNKDFKLPAIYLGNSMMDGLEPKGIDFGIDENDWAVAILPGSRSPEAYDNWMTLMLCAQVVARTIPHNVHFLVAIAPDLDLEVIGQSIIQKGWLRIDETTFKVQNARLVLLRDGFSDCLHQCHLGLAMAGTATEQLVGLGKPVITIAGNGPQFTRKFAEEQADLLGCSVNLIDKPAQVADVLNRILQDPDYFQEVGRNGAERMGASGASASIAKYIATNI
- a CDS encoding 3'(2'),5'-bisphosphate nucleotidase CysQ; the protein is MLNLNEIMSLARPIAWGAGDILMKYYQAPQDLKITFKGVEDGNVTSADLAANDFILGQLKQTFGTENFAYLSEETEDSTDRLEHEWVWIIDPMDGTSDFIRRTNEFAVHIGLSYRQRPVLGLVATPAQDRLFQGFLGNGAYVETRDGTQQRIHVSDKIDLDKMVVVASRSHRNYQLESILHQLPKAAEIAVGSIGGKFAAIASGKADVYISVSGKSAPKDWDYCAPEIILTEAGGQLTHADLSPLSYNNLELRQWGTIVASNGHCHDQICQISQDAIAPIKK
- a CDS encoding DUF4359 domain-containing protein, producing MKLQAILIGAAVVVGVMAITNPSKESYITYATEQFSETGKTSICAGENIPLAAQQSCKFVIAQGKGVIKSIVENSTKQQNYVLFSLYETDLPNKKVTTIAAFGNFVMLK
- the obgE gene encoding GTPase ObgE translates to MHFIDRVTIQVKSGNGGDGLVAFRREKYVPAGGPAGGNGGNGGSVILQATTDLQTLLDFRFENIFKAEDGERGGPSNMTGKRGSDRIIKVPLGTVVMNEETGEVLGDLTDTEQTLVVARGGKGGLGNKYFLSNQNRAPDYALPGLPGEELTLYLELKLIAEVGIIGLPNAGKSTLISVVSAARPKIADYPFTTLVPNLGVVSKPSGDGIVFADIPGLIEGAAEGIGLGHDFLRHVERTKLLIHLIDVTQDDPLTAYHTIQEELAAYGHGLDEKPQILALNKIDAMLPEDVEEIASQFDIPILAISAASKKGLDKLLQSVWKLLEQFDQDNP
- a CDS encoding cation diffusion facilitator family transporter → MPHQHSHKHHDHSHSGHSHSHHGHAHPAPANYSQAFIIGFILNVGFVVTEFGFGFFSNSVSLIADAAHNLSDVLGLVISWVAILVSRRKPSSRYTYGWRKSSILATFLNAIFLLVTTGGIVWEAIQRLLEPSSKVEGGVIIVVAAIGIVINTATALLFASGSKGDLNIRAVFLHMAADALVSLGVVLAGIAIIFTKWFWLDPIFSLVISALIIFSTWELLKDSFNLAIDGVPNDVDERAVRTYLSELDGVTGVHDLHIWNMSTVETALTAHLVMPTGHSDEFLAQISRELQQHFAIAHSTLQIETGDRNHPCVLETKCQAP